The stretch of DNA TGATGACGCCCTGCAAGTCGCGAATGCTTCCGTTGGCAGTCTCGGCGATAAACTGCGTTACATCAACCGGGATGCGCAGTCCGTCGCGTCGGATTTTGCTGTTCAGGATGTCGATGCAGAGCTGAATGTTGGGCTTTTCCAGTTCGGCAATGATGCCGCAGGAGAAGCGAGTGAGCAGGCGCTCGCTCATGCCTTGCAGTTCTACCGGGGGCCGATCGCTGGCCAGGATGATGCGCTTCCCGTTGCGGAAGAGGTGATTGAAGATGTGGAAAAACGTTTCTTGCGTCTTCTCGGAGTTCACCCAAGTCTGCACATCGTCGACGATGAGCATGTCGATGGTTTGATAAAACTTGATGAAGTCGTTGGTCACGTTCTTGAGCACGGCATTGACAAACTGCTGCTGGAAGAGGTGTGCACTGATGTACAGCACTCTTTTCTTGGCGTAGAGTTGCTTGGTCTGTACGCCGATGGCATTGATGAGATGGGTTTTCCCGCAGCCCGAAGGTCCGTAGATGAACAGGGGGTTGAACTGATTGTTGTTGGGATGCTCGGCTATCGATAGGCCTACCGAGCGGGGCAGCTTGTTGCTCTCGCCCTCGATGTAGTTGGCAAAGGTTTGATGGGGATTGAGCTGCGGGTCGAGTTCGGGCTCCTTCTTCGTCTGTGTGTCGACTTCTGCGTTCTCGCTCCACGCCTTTGCCGCCGATGTGGCTTGTGCATCGGCAGGGTCGGCTTGTATGTCTTGCGTCTTTTTATGCTCGCTATCCACCATCACTCGATAGGTGAGCCTGATTTTCTGTCCAAAGGTTTGGAGCAGAATCTGACTCAAAAGTTCGATGTAATGTTCTTCAATGTATTCGTAGACAAACGAACTGGGCACCCGTAACACCAAAAGCTTCGTCTCGTTGTTGTACGATTCGAAGACTATGGGTTTGAACCAGGTGTCAAACTGCTGCGGGGAAACTTTCTTGGCAATGAGCGCAAGAGTGTTCTCCCAACATCGATCGGGAAGCACGTTCATTGATCTTTTCTTGTGGTTGGTGGCGTTGAATCTATCGCCTCGTTTTCAAATGTAGATGCAAATATCGCAAAAAAAAATGGGATATGCAAATCGTCTGCCTCAAGAGCAATTTGCGAAAGCTAAGAAAATGCAAACTAAGAGCTAAGAAAACGAAAGTCAGAAGCTAAGAAAACGCGATGCAAAAGCTAAGAGATTGCATCGCGAGAGTGAAGTGTTAAGAAAATGAATGGGATGGAGCAGCTTATTTCGGAGCCACTTCTTCGATGAGGGTTTTGAGGCCTTTGATTTTTTCGCCAACAACGTTTGCGAGGAGTTGACGAACTTTTTGGCGATCGACGGCTACATAGGCATAGCGGGCGTTGACGTCGATGCGACCGATGTCGGTGGGTTTGAGATGTCCTTTCTTACAGAGGAAACCGAGGATGTCGCCACGACTGATCTTGTCTTTCTTGCCTTTGCCGATGTAGAGGGTGACCATCCGAGGCGGAACGGGGCTGGATGGAGGGGTCGGGAGTGTGAGCGGCTCGAGGCTTTCGGCGGCGTATGGGGGGGCGCACTCGTCGGGCGAGAGGATGAAATAGCTGCTGCCCGACTTGTCCCAGCGGGCGGTGCGACCGATACGATGCGTGTAGGCGTCTTCGGTTTCGGGTAGATGATAGTGAATGATGTGGAGAACGTTGTCGATGTCGAGACCGCGCGAAGCCAGATCGGTGCATACCAGAACGTTGGCACTGCCGTGGGCAAAGCAGTAGAGGGCGGCTTCGCGCCTGGGCTGTTCGAGTCCGCCGTGAAACAGACTGGTCGTGAAGCCTCTTTGGCGAAGAAATTCGTCGGCGCGCTCCACGCTCTGACGATGATTGAGGAAGACGATGGCACTCTCGCCGTTCAGGGAGCAGAGCAGCAAGTGGAGTGTGTCGAGTTTGTCTTTCGTTTCGCTTCTCACCTCGAACATCTTGATGCGTTGTTGTACTGCGGGATTTTCGTCGAGATAGTCGATGCAGACAACCGAACGGATGTCGACGAAGTCGGGGATGCGCTCTGACGGGGTGGCCGAGAGAAGGATGCGGCGGCGGATATATCTGAGCGAGCGAAGCAGGGCTTGCATTTCGGCTTCGAAGCCCAGGTCGAGACATTTGTCGAATTCGTCGATGACGAGCGTCCGCACTTGATCGGCCTCAATGTTGCCTTTGTCGAGATGATCGTTGAGCCGACCGGGCGTGGCGAAAACCACTTGCGGGCGTATCTGTCGGAGCATTCG from Prevotella sp. oral taxon 475 encodes:
- the dnaA gene encoding chromosomal replication initiator protein DnaA, whose amino-acid sequence is MNVLPDRCWENTLALIAKKVSPQQFDTWFKPIVFESYNNETKLLVLRVPSSFVYEYIEEHYIELLSQILLQTFGQKIRLTYRVMVDSEHKKTQDIQADPADAQATSAAKAWSENAEVDTQTKKEPELDPQLNPHQTFANYIEGESNKLPRSVGLSIAEHPNNNQFNPLFIYGPSGCGKTHLINAIGVQTKQLYAKKRVLYISAHLFQQQFVNAVLKNVTNDFIKFYQTIDMLIVDDVQTWVNSEKTQETFFHIFNHLFRNGKRIILASDRPPVELQGMSERLLTRFSCGIIAELEKPNIQLCIDILNSKIRRDGLRIPVDVTQFIAETANGSIRDLQGVINSLMAYSVVYNSEIDMRLAERVIKRAVKVDDTPLTIDDILEKVCRHFNVTVSAVHSKSRKRDLVVARQVAMYLAQKHTKMPAARIGKLVGGRDHSTVLHSCTQVENRIQTDRLFSNEISSIEVSFKLKK
- a CDS encoding DEAD/DEAH box helicase, translated to MNTTEQILHKLGIDRLTPMQQAVSEADSRHDVVVLSPTGTGKTLAYMLPLIKSIDTESDAVQAVVVVPGRELALQSQRVLSSIGSIRSCACYGGRMAMDEHRMLRQIRPQVVFATPGRLNDHLDKGNIEADQVRTLVIDEFDKCLDLGFEAEMQALLRSLRYIRRRILLSATPSERIPDFVDIRSVVCIDYLDENPAVQQRIKMFEVRSETKDKLDTLHLLLCSLNGESAIVFLNHRQSVERADEFLRQRGFTTSLFHGGLEQPRREAALYCFAHGSANVLVCTDLASRGLDIDNVLHIIHYHLPETEDAYTHRIGRTARWDKSGSSYFILSPDECAPPYAAESLEPLTLPTPPSSPVPPRMVTLYIGKGKKDKISRGDILGFLCKKGHLKPTDIGRIDVNARYAYVAVDRQKVRQLLANVVGEKIKGLKTLIEEVAPK